A single window of Gossypium arboreum isolate Shixiya-1 chromosome 13, ASM2569848v2, whole genome shotgun sequence DNA harbors:
- the LOC108461269 gene encoding clp protease adapter protein ClpF, chloroplastic — MVQTLSLSSTLTTSGNTAIYGTEVGGRRQFEIIGKGHMKYGISRQYFRHGYVPSFYFNGNPNLMKKRNFGVKVGWPFKGGDRELGASSERSETANEDILIFFFQLDLATQVQRALNLEEYEFAQQLRNKLTEVEAEILKQQEAKRGLSSKSEAQDKALSLVRLRGELHNAIENENYALAAQLRDDISILEAESLAASAKALAYEKAQYAFRLGQKVQHKIFGYRAVICGMDPVCCESSTWMEAAQVEKLSHGSNQPFYQVLVDVYADPNLLVAYVPEENLLAPEQPDLRRFDHPYVSFLFYGMDAAGDFIPIKQLREKYNRPRHEIPLDPEGDEGGGAAA, encoded by the exons ATGGTGCAGACCCTTTCATTAAGCAGTACTTTAACAACCTCTGGAAACACGGCTATTTATGGAACAGAAGTAGGCGGGAGGCGGCAATTTGAGATAATTGGAAAAGGTCATATGAAATATGGGATTAGTAGACAATATTTCAGGCATGGGTATGTACCAAGTTTTTACTTTAATGGCAATCCCAATTTGATGAAGAAAAGGAACTTTGGGGTTAAAGTTGGTTGGCCGTTTAAAGGAGGTGACCGGGAATTGGGTGCAAGCTCAGAGCGTAGTGAGACTGCTAATGAAGATATACTGATTTTCTTTTTCCAATTAGACTTGGCTACTCAAGTTCAG CGTGCTTTGAACTTGGAAGAATATGAATTTGCACAGCAACTTAGAAACAAGCTTACTGAG GTTGAAGCAGAAATCCTCAAGCAGCAAGAAGCAAAAAGAGGTTTGTCCTCAAAGAGTGAAGCTCAAGATAAGGCACTAAGTCTTGTGCGTCTACG TGGAGAACTGCACAATGCAATCGAGAATGAAAATTATGCTTTGGCAGCTCAATTACGGGATGACATTTCTATACTCGAGGCTGAATCTTTGGCTGCATCTGCAAAAGCATTGGCATATGAAAAGGCACAATACGCTTTTCGTTTGGGACAGAAAGTTCAGCATAAAATTTTTG GTTATCGAGCTGTAATTTGTGGGATGGATCCAGTGTGCTGTGAATCAAGTACATGGATGGAAGCTGCACAGGTTGAAAAGTTGTCTCATGGTTCTAATCAGCCATTTTATCAG GTCTTGGTTGATGTATATGCTGACCCCAATCTACTAGTAGCATATG TTCCTGAGGAGAATCTTTTAGCCCCAGAACAACCAGATTTG AGACGGTTTGACCATCCCTATGTTTCTTTTCTATTCTACGGGATGGATGCAGCCGGTGATTTCATCCCTATCAAGCAGCTTCGTGAGAAGTACAACAGGCCTCGCCATGAAATTCCCCTCGATCCCGAAGGTGACGAAGGTGGTGGTGCTGCTGCATGA